The following proteins are co-located in the Dromiciops gliroides isolate mDroGli1 chromosome 2, mDroGli1.pri, whole genome shotgun sequence genome:
- the LOC122742578 gene encoding 40S ribosomal protein S27-like codes for MPLEKDLLHPSPKEEKWKHKKKRLVQSRNLYFMDVKCPGRYRITTVFSHAQTVVLCVGCSTVLCQPTGGKARLTEGCSFRRKQH; via the coding sequence ATGCCTCTTGAGAAAGATCTCCTGCACCCCTCTCCCAAGGAGGAAAAGTGGAAACACAAGAAGAAGCGTCTGGTGCAGAGTCGGAACTTGTATTTCATGGATGTAAAGTGCCCGGGCCGCTATAGAATCACCACTGTCTTCAGCCATGCACAAACGGTGGTTCTCTGTGTCGGATGCTCCACTGTACTTTGTCAGCCTACAGGAGGAAAGGCAAGACTTACAGAAGGATGCTCCTTCAGAAGGAAGCAGCACTAA